A single window of Flagellimonas maritima DNA harbors:
- a CDS encoding alkylphosphonate utilization protein, whose translation MDTKDSNGNILEDGDNVHVTKDLKIKGMSKTLKRGNVIKNIRLTTNPQEVECRVGKAQIVLKTRFLKKS comes from the coding sequence ATGGATACAAAGGACAGTAATGGCAATATCTTGGAAGATGGAGACAATGTTCATGTTACGAAAGATTTGAAAATTAAGGGGATGTCCAAGACCTTAAAAAGAGGCAACGTGATAAAAAATATCCGCTTGACCACCAATCCACAGGAAGTGGAATGTAGGGTGGGCAAAGCTCAAATTGTTTTAAAGACACGATTTTTAAAAAAATCATAA
- a CDS encoding NifU family protein produces the protein MTSEEIKVNVEKALDEIRPFLQSDGGDISLISIDNGSSVKVKLEGNCIGCSVNQMTLKSGVEMTIKKYVPQIEEVVNVS, from the coding sequence ATGACATCAGAAGAAATTAAAGTAAATGTTGAAAAGGCCTTGGATGAGATACGACCATTTTTGCAAAGCGATGGAGGTGATATTTCATTGATATCAATAGACAATGGCAGTTCTGTGAAGGTTAAGCTCGAGGGCAATTGCATTGGATGCAGTGTTAATCAGATGACTTTGAAAAGTGGTGTGGAAATGACCATCAAAAAATATGTCCCACAAATTGAAGAGGTGGTCAATGTAAGTTAG
- a CDS encoding NAD(P)/FAD-dependent oxidoreductase: MIKTDILIIGAGPTGLFAVFEAGLLQLKCHLIDALPQAGGQCSEIYPKKPIYDIPGFPEILAGDLVDNLMEQIKPFQPGFTLGERAEKIEKLEDGSFIVTTNKGTQHHAPIIAIAGGLGSFEPRKPLLENLSKYEDNGVAYMIKEPEIYKDKKVVIAGGGDSALDWSIFLAEIASEVTLVHRRNEFRGALDSVEKVQQLKNQGKINLITPAEIVALKGEHKLESVIIRKTTNASDDILLEVDNFIPLFGLSPKLGPIADWGLEIEKNAIKVDNTLDYQTNIPGIYAIGDVNTYPGKLKLILCGFHEATLMCQSAYQRIFPDKKYVMKYTTVGGVTGFDGSKKEAPKAVVKAID, from the coding sequence ATGATTAAAACCGATATACTGATAATTGGAGCAGGCCCTACGGGTCTTTTTGCCGTTTTTGAAGCGGGCTTGTTACAGCTAAAATGTCATTTGATAGATGCACTCCCCCAAGCAGGAGGGCAATGTTCGGAAATTTATCCCAAAAAGCCCATTTACGACATTCCCGGATTCCCGGAAATACTTGCAGGGGATTTGGTGGATAATCTCATGGAACAGATAAAACCGTTTCAACCAGGATTTACTTTAGGGGAAAGAGCGGAGAAAATCGAAAAACTGGAAGATGGTTCTTTTATAGTAACTACAAATAAGGGCACGCAACATCATGCCCCCATCATAGCCATTGCCGGAGGTTTGGGAAGTTTTGAGCCAAGAAAGCCATTATTGGAAAATTTATCCAAGTATGAGGACAATGGGGTTGCTTACATGATTAAAGAACCTGAAATATACAAAGACAAAAAAGTAGTCATTGCAGGTGGCGGTGACTCTGCATTGGATTGGAGTATTTTCTTGGCCGAAATAGCTTCGGAGGTGACCTTGGTCCATAGGCGCAATGAGTTTAGGGGCGCGTTGGATTCTGTGGAAAAAGTGCAACAGCTCAAGAATCAAGGAAAAATAAATCTGATCACTCCAGCTGAAATCGTAGCGTTAAAAGGAGAGCATAAGCTTGAATCAGTTATTATACGTAAGACCACTAACGCTTCTGATGATATCTTACTGGAAGTAGATAATTTTATTCCGCTGTTCGGGCTTTCACCAAAATTGGGGCCTATTGCGGATTGGGGCCTGGAAATTGAAAAGAATGCCATAAAAGTGGACAATACTTTGGACTATCAAACCAATATTCCTGGAATTTATGCCATTGGTGATGTCAACACCTATCCTGGAAAGTTAAAGCTTATTCTATGTGGTTTTCACGAGGCCACCTTGATGTGTCAAAGTGCCTACCAACGGATATTCCCAGATAAAAAGTACGTAATGAAATATACTACTGTGGGCGGTGTAACCGGTTTTGATGGGAGTAAGAAAGAGGCGCCTAAGGCAGTTGTAAAAGCAATAGATTAG
- a CDS encoding ABC transporter ATP-binding protein, with amino-acid sequence MAEKKVSILKAFKTIIWPRRNLVLTGLLFIVISKAASFVAPISLRYFLDDIVPNKDYDLLKILVAVVILSFLVQAVMSFLLTKVLSIQAQFMISELRAQVQKQVLSLPIRFFDNTKSGALVSRIMSDVEGVRNLIGTGLVQLVGGTITAVVSLILLLRISPSMTVLTFIPLILFAVIALKAFKIIRPVFRERGKINAEVKGRLTETLSGIRVIKGFNAEEQEGKVFETGVERLFKNVKKSLTATAIMTSSSTFLLGLATTGIMMGYGGYKMMQGELTTGQYFEFTFLLALMVAPIVQMSNIGSQLTEALAGLDRTEELMNETAESDEENRSVQLDKIHGDITFNNVSFAYETDDEVLHNISFKVKSGQVIALVGSSGSGKSTIAGLAASFLNPTKGTITIDGQDLAKINLNSFRQHLGVVLQDDFLFEGTIKENILFPRPNASEEQLLAAVKAAYVDEFTDRFEDGLNTLIGERGVKLSGGQRQRIAIARAILADPRILVLDEATSSLDTESEALIQKSLAELTKGRTTFVIAHRLSTIRKADQILVIENGNIAERGTHEELIETKGRYYNLFTYQARI; translated from the coding sequence ATGGCAGAAAAAAAAGTAAGCATCTTAAAGGCTTTTAAAACCATTATTTGGCCTAGAAGAAATCTTGTTCTTACCGGTTTGTTATTTATTGTAATCAGCAAAGCGGCAAGCTTTGTGGCACCTATTTCCCTTAGATATTTTCTTGATGATATTGTACCGAACAAGGATTACGATTTACTGAAAATCTTGGTTGCCGTGGTCATTCTTTCTTTTTTGGTACAAGCGGTCATGTCTTTCCTATTGACCAAGGTCTTGAGTATTCAAGCCCAGTTCATGATATCGGAGCTTAGGGCACAGGTACAAAAACAAGTGTTGTCCTTACCCATTCGCTTCTTTGACAATACAAAATCAGGAGCGTTGGTTTCACGCATCATGAGTGATGTTGAAGGTGTTCGCAATTTAATTGGAACTGGGCTGGTGCAATTGGTAGGGGGTACCATCACTGCTGTTGTTTCCCTGATTTTGCTATTGCGCATAAGTCCGAGCATGACGGTTTTGACCTTTATACCTTTAATCCTGTTCGCAGTTATAGCGTTAAAAGCCTTTAAAATAATTAGACCTGTTTTTAGGGAACGTGGAAAAATTAATGCCGAAGTAAAAGGAAGACTCACCGAAACCTTGAGCGGAATTCGTGTAATTAAAGGTTTTAATGCTGAGGAACAAGAGGGCAAAGTATTTGAAACAGGGGTTGAGCGATTGTTCAAAAACGTAAAAAAGAGTCTCACAGCTACCGCAATAATGACAAGCTCATCAACTTTTCTTTTGGGGTTGGCGACCACAGGAATTATGATGGGCTATGGTGGTTATAAAATGATGCAGGGCGAACTTACTACTGGTCAATATTTTGAGTTCACTTTTCTATTGGCATTAATGGTCGCACCAATCGTTCAAATGAGCAATATAGGGAGCCAACTGACAGAAGCTTTGGCCGGGTTGGACCGTACCGAAGAGTTAATGAACGAGACTGCTGAATCCGACGAGGAAAACCGCTCAGTTCAATTGGATAAAATTCATGGTGATATTACTTTTAATAATGTTTCTTTTGCTTATGAAACGGATGATGAGGTACTTCATAACATTAGTTTTAAAGTAAAGTCTGGGCAAGTAATTGCCCTGGTAGGAAGTTCTGGATCGGGAAAATCGACCATAGCAGGATTGGCTGCAAGTTTTCTGAATCCCACTAAGGGCACCATCACGATTGACGGCCAAGATTTGGCGAAAATTAACCTCAACAGTTTTAGACAACACTTAGGGGTGGTGCTGCAAGATGACTTTTTATTTGAAGGAACCATAAAGGAAAATATTCTCTTTCCAAGGCCCAATGCCTCTGAAGAACAATTACTGGCAGCAGTAAAGGCGGCCTATGTTGATGAGTTCACTGACCGATTTGAAGATGGCTTGAATACTTTGATAGGAGAAAGGGGAGTGAAGCTTTCCGGGGGACAACGCCAACGTATTGCCATTGCCCGTGCAATTTTGGCAGATCCGAGGATTCTGGTTTTAGATGAAGCTACCTCCAGTTTGGACACTGAATCCGAAGCGCTCATTCAAAAAAGTTTGGCTGAGCTCACCAAAGGGAGAACCACCTTTGTGATTGCCCATCGCTTGAGTACAATCCGAAAAGCTGACCAGATTTTGGTCATTGAAAATGGAAATATTGCCGAACGGGGAACCCATGAAGAGTTGATTGAAACCAAAGGAAGATATTATAATTTGTTTACTTACCAAGCTAGAATTTAA
- a CDS encoding MGMT family protein yields the protein MEDKNFFDKVYEVAKLIPYGRITSYGAIAKYLGAARSARMVGWAMNNSLAKEVPAHRVVNRVGVLTGKHHFDGTNLMQQLLENEGIEVVDNQIIDFQKHFWDPGKELDAEL from the coding sequence ATGGAGGATAAAAACTTTTTCGATAAAGTCTACGAGGTTGCTAAATTAATTCCTTACGGTAGAATAACCTCCTACGGAGCAATTGCAAAGTATTTGGGAGCTGCTCGTAGTGCCCGCATGGTCGGTTGGGCCATGAACAATTCATTGGCCAAGGAAGTGCCAGCACACCGAGTTGTAAATAGGGTAGGTGTACTCACTGGGAAACATCATTTTGATGGAACCAATTTAATGCAACAGCTTTTGGAAAATGAAGGCATAGAAGTTGTGGATAATCAGATAATTGATTTTCAAAAACACTTTTGGGACCCTGGAAAGGAACTCGATGCCGAATTATAA
- a CDS encoding NYN domain-containing protein translates to MRTIFYIDGFNFYYGLKNKKRIDSTWAKYYWIDIVKLCEQFLGPDDTLIKVKYFTAPPLSLGKRIRQSALFKANDIINKDKFELIRGKYIMKPMMCNNCKQQFEKPEEKRTDVNISVQLLGDCALNKVDKVVLISADSDLVPPLEFIKENFPAKKIKIYFPPTSYSNDLRDISFRRKIVKLENNRNNFELAIMPTEVVKSDGSDTAIIPASWIYDDNSR, encoded by the coding sequence ATGAGGACTATTTTTTATATAGACGGCTTTAATTTTTATTATGGCTTAAAAAATAAAAAAAGGATTGATTCAACTTGGGCTAAATATTATTGGATTGATATTGTTAAATTATGTGAACAATTTTTAGGTCCTGATGATACTTTAATAAAAGTGAAATATTTTACTGCACCGCCATTAAGTCTTGGTAAGCGTATTAGGCAAAGCGCCTTATTTAAGGCAAATGATATAATTAATAAGGATAAATTTGAATTGATAAGGGGAAAATATATCATGAAACCCATGATGTGTAACAATTGTAAGCAACAATTTGAAAAGCCTGAAGAAAAGAGAACTGATGTAAATATATCTGTACAATTATTAGGGGATTGTGCTTTAAATAAAGTTGATAAAGTTGTTCTAATTTCAGCTGACAGCGATTTAGTACCGCCTCTGGAATTTATAAAAGAGAATTTTCCTGCCAAAAAAATAAAAATATATTTTCCTCCAACTAGTTATAGCAATGATTTAAGAGATATAAGTTTTAGAAGAAAAATTGTCAAGTTAGAAAATAATCGCAATAACTTTGAATTAGCAATTATGCCTACTGAAGTTGTAAAATCTGATGGTTCTGATACTGCAATAATTCCAGCTAGTTGGATTTATGATGATAATTCACGTTAA
- a CDS encoding acylase — protein sequence MKITTLLVFFLALSCSQKPGTEIEKWRAQAENITIIRDDYGVPHVYGKTDADAVFGLLYAQCEDDFNRVEQNYIWAIGRLAEVEGEEVLYSDLRAKLFMTEEKAIANYENSPEWLKKLCDAFADGINYYLHTHPEVKPRLLTRFEPWMPMYFSEGSIGGDIERISIEKIKAFYESGMEIPELEEENMKKEKEMAEPQGSNGIAISGALTKSGNAMLLINPHTSFYFRGEVHVVSEEGLNAYGAVTWGQFFVYQGFNEKTGWMHTSTYTDVMDEFKETIVKNDDKLFYQYGEELRPVETSEVVLKYKKDGKLKEKTFPVYRSHHGPITHAVDGQWTASAMMWEPVKALEQSFVRTKKEGYKGFRQMMDIRTNSSNNTVYADAEGNIAYFHGNFIPKRDTIFDFTKPVDGSNPKTDWQGLHTVDENILILNPENGWIQNCNSTPFTAALEFSPKRGDYPKYMSRDQENFRGVHAIELLTDRGGYTLDSLIQLAHDPYLPAFEALIPGLVKAYEKYDDKNPKLLKPIEVLRKWDFNTSKESVAMTLAHYYGTQYYKVGNYPEGMTPMERVMFWGSNDPDGEQLKIFEIVIDRLTTDFGTWEMPWGEVNRYQRLNGDIKQPFNDSKPSIPIGFASGRWGALAAYGARYDNGTKKIYGTRGNSFVAAVEFGDKVIAKTILAGGQSGDPKSPHFDDQIQMYADVKWKNAAYYKEDVLERAVKNYKPGER from the coding sequence ATGAAAATAACAACATTACTTGTTTTCTTCCTCGCACTCTCCTGTTCGCAAAAACCAGGGACCGAAATTGAAAAATGGCGAGCCCAAGCAGAAAATATAACAATTATCCGTGACGATTACGGGGTGCCTCATGTGTATGGCAAGACAGATGCTGATGCAGTATTTGGATTGTTATACGCACAGTGCGAGGATGATTTTAATCGTGTAGAACAAAACTATATCTGGGCCATAGGTAGATTGGCGGAAGTCGAAGGAGAAGAAGTATTGTACAGTGACCTGCGCGCCAAACTTTTTATGACAGAAGAAAAGGCAATCGCCAATTATGAAAATAGTCCGGAATGGTTAAAAAAATTGTGTGATGCCTTTGCGGACGGAATCAATTACTACTTACATACCCATCCAGAGGTTAAGCCAAGATTATTGACCAGATTTGAACCTTGGATGCCTATGTATTTTAGTGAAGGAAGCATTGGTGGAGATATTGAGCGCATATCAATTGAAAAAATTAAAGCCTTCTACGAAAGCGGTATGGAAATTCCAGAATTGGAAGAAGAAAACATGAAGAAAGAAAAAGAAATGGCGGAGCCTCAAGGCTCTAATGGAATTGCTATATCCGGAGCACTGACCAAATCTGGAAATGCAATGTTATTGATTAATCCCCATACTTCGTTTTATTTTAGGGGAGAGGTGCATGTGGTCAGTGAAGAAGGGTTGAATGCTTATGGCGCAGTAACTTGGGGCCAGTTTTTTGTTTATCAAGGATTTAATGAAAAAACAGGATGGATGCATACATCTACTTATACTGATGTGATGGATGAATTCAAGGAAACGATTGTGAAGAATGATGATAAGCTGTTTTATCAATATGGAGAAGAATTAAGACCTGTGGAAACGTCCGAGGTTGTATTGAAGTATAAGAAGGATGGCAAATTAAAAGAAAAAACTTTTCCTGTGTATCGTAGCCATCATGGGCCCATAACCCACGCAGTTGATGGGCAATGGACGGCCTCGGCAATGATGTGGGAGCCCGTAAAGGCTTTGGAGCAATCTTTTGTTAGAACAAAAAAAGAGGGATACAAAGGATTTCGGCAAATGATGGATATCCGTACAAATTCTTCCAATAATACCGTTTATGCCGATGCTGAAGGGAATATTGCTTACTTCCATGGCAATTTTATTCCCAAAAGAGATACTATATTCGACTTCACAAAACCTGTGGATGGTAGTAATCCAAAAACGGATTGGCAAGGATTGCATACTGTAGATGAAAATATTTTGATCTTAAACCCTGAAAATGGTTGGATTCAGAATTGTAATTCAACGCCTTTTACAGCTGCATTGGAATTTAGTCCAAAAAGAGGCGATTATCCCAAATACATGTCTCGCGACCAAGAAAATTTTAGGGGTGTCCATGCCATTGAATTATTGACCGATAGAGGTGGATATACCCTGGATAGTTTAATTCAACTTGCACATGACCCCTATCTACCTGCTTTTGAGGCTTTGATTCCGGGGTTGGTCAAGGCATACGAAAAATACGATGATAAAAACCCTAAGTTATTGAAACCTATTGAAGTATTAAGAAAATGGGATTTTAATACTTCCAAAGAATCTGTTGCCATGACATTAGCGCATTACTATGGAACACAATATTATAAAGTTGGTAACTATCCTGAGGGAATGACCCCAATGGAACGTGTCATGTTTTGGGGCAGTAATGACCCAGACGGCGAGCAATTAAAGATTTTTGAAATAGTAATCGACCGACTAACTACTGATTTTGGTACTTGGGAAATGCCCTGGGGCGAAGTGAACCGTTACCAACGCCTAAATGGAGATATCAAACAGCCTTTCAATGATTCCAAACCAAGTATCCCCATTGGTTTTGCAAGTGGTCGTTGGGGAGCTTTGGCAGCTTACGGTGCCCGTTATGATAATGGTACCAAAAAGATTTATGGCACTCGCGGCAATAGTTTTGTTGCAGCGGTAGAGTTTGGCGATAAAGTAATAGCAAAAACAATTTTGGCGGGTGGTCAGAGCGGTGACCCAAAATCTCCGCACTTTGACGACCAAATACAAATGTATGCGGATGTAAAATGGAAAAATGCCGCTTATTACAAGGAGGATGTGTTGGAAAGGGCGGTGAAAAACTACAAGCCTGGGGAACGGTGA
- a CDS encoding 2Fe-2S iron-sulfur cluster-binding protein, which produces MSDIKIKIIDREGNLHEIDAPTDMNMNLMEVVRSYELAPEGTIGICGGMAMCASCQCYVKSDHSLPEKSDDEEAMLSEAFFVEDNSRLGCQIHITEDLEGLEVELAPEES; this is translated from the coding sequence ATGTCTGATATCAAAATCAAAATTATAGATAGAGAAGGCAATCTACATGAAATTGATGCCCCTACCGATATGAACATGAACTTGATGGAAGTAGTTCGTTCTTATGAGCTTGCTCCAGAGGGTACTATTGGAATTTGTGGTGGAATGGCCATGTGCGCTTCTTGTCAATGTTACGTAAAATCCGATCACTCACTTCCAGAAAAATCCGACGATGAGGAAGCCATGCTTTCCGAAGCCTTTTTTGTAGAAGACAACAGTCGGTTAGGATGCCAAATTCATATTACCGAAGATTTGGAAGGCCTTGAAGTGGAATTGGCTCCTGAAGAGAGTTAG
- a CDS encoding LysE family transporter, with protein MTHVLILFFATFSAAFMATVPPGLLNMNAAKTSVEKGKLNGVIFSLGVSTMIMVQAYISVLISKFLYKNPEVIDMLLKIALAVFAFFAIYFFIKARRNKKHRPKEVKVSKKNSFFKGILLAALNLLTIPYYSGLNAMWNKAGWIKFEADDIITFIMAAGMGTFSVLYLYVFYFNKLETKTNRFSKNSNYILSALMLVLLVITLIRIFYK; from the coding sequence ATGACGCACGTACTCATCCTTTTCTTTGCAACTTTTTCCGCAGCATTTATGGCAACGGTGCCTCCTGGTCTGCTCAATATGAACGCAGCCAAGACCAGTGTTGAAAAAGGAAAGTTGAATGGAGTTATCTTTAGCTTGGGTGTATCTACTATGATCATGGTACAGGCATATATTTCCGTATTAATCTCCAAGTTTTTGTATAAAAACCCGGAAGTTATAGACATGCTTCTGAAAATTGCGCTGGCAGTATTCGCGTTTTTCGCAATCTACTTTTTCATTAAGGCAAGACGTAATAAAAAACATAGGCCAAAAGAAGTCAAGGTCAGTAAAAAGAATAGTTTTTTCAAAGGAATTTTATTGGCCGCCCTTAATCTATTGACGATTCCTTACTATAGTGGCTTAAACGCCATGTGGAACAAAGCAGGATGGATAAAGTTTGAGGCAGATGACATCATTACTTTCATTATGGCTGCAGGAATGGGAACCTTTTCGGTTTTATACCTATACGTTTTCTATTTTAATAAATTGGAAACCAAGACAAATCGATTTTCCAAGAATTCAAATTATATATTGAGTGCATTGATGCTGGTTCTTTTGGTCATTACACTAATTCGGATTTTTTATAAATAG
- a CDS encoding Mrp/NBP35 family ATP-binding protein, which translates to MKLNKADILKALENISAPGEGQNIVESGAVSNVQVFGDEVEVDVTIKNPSLQARKKTELEILKIIHQEVYQKAKIKINLKVDAPSKPKVNQIKGNPIPGIQNIIAVASGKGGVGKSTVTANLAVTLAKMGFKVGLLDTDIYGPSMPIMFDVALEKPLSVNIDGKAKMKPVENYGVKLLSIGFFTQPNQAVIWRGPMASKALNQMIFDAHWGELDFLLLDLPPGTGDIHLSIMQSLPVTGAVVVSTPQEIALADARKGVAMFQQEAISVPVLGIVENMAYFTPEELPNNKYHIFGKDGAKNLAQDLDTPFLGEIPIVQSIREAGDIGRPAALQTATPTEAAFEELTRNVVQELVRRNKDLPPTEAIKITTMAGCAAVKKK; encoded by the coding sequence ATGAAGTTGAACAAAGCAGACATTTTAAAGGCATTGGAAAACATATCCGCACCCGGTGAAGGGCAGAATATCGTTGAAAGTGGAGCGGTATCCAATGTACAGGTATTTGGTGATGAAGTGGAGGTGGATGTGACCATAAAAAACCCAAGCCTTCAAGCAAGAAAGAAAACGGAGTTAGAGATTTTAAAAATTATCCATCAAGAAGTCTATCAAAAAGCAAAGATTAAAATCAACTTAAAAGTTGATGCCCCTTCAAAACCAAAAGTAAACCAGATCAAGGGGAATCCAATTCCCGGTATACAAAATATTATTGCTGTCGCCTCTGGAAAAGGTGGAGTGGGCAAATCTACCGTAACGGCAAACTTAGCTGTTACATTGGCAAAAATGGGTTTTAAGGTTGGATTATTGGACACTGATATCTACGGCCCTTCCATGCCTATTATGTTCGATGTTGCTTTGGAAAAACCTTTGTCCGTGAATATAGACGGAAAGGCAAAAATGAAACCCGTAGAAAATTACGGCGTTAAGTTACTTTCCATCGGATTTTTTACGCAGCCCAACCAAGCGGTAATTTGGAGGGGACCTATGGCCTCCAAGGCACTGAACCAAATGATTTTTGACGCTCACTGGGGAGAACTCGATTTTCTTTTATTGGATTTGCCTCCCGGAACGGGGGATATCCATTTGAGCATCATGCAATCGTTGCCAGTTACAGGAGCTGTCGTAGTGAGCACGCCACAAGAAATTGCTCTGGCAGATGCGCGTAAGGGAGTCGCTATGTTTCAACAAGAGGCTATAAGCGTTCCCGTTCTGGGAATTGTTGAGAATATGGCCTATTTTACTCCAGAAGAGCTGCCTAACAACAAATACCATATCTTTGGAAAAGATGGCGCCAAAAACTTGGCGCAAGACTTGGACACTCCTTTTCTTGGGGAGATTCCGATAGTACAAAGCATTCGTGAGGCAGGTGATATAGGAAGACCGGCAGCATTACAGACTGCTACTCCAACAGAAGCGGCATTTGAAGAGCTTACACGAAACGTAGTTCAGGAATTGGTGAGAAGAAATAAAGATTTGCCACCTACGGAAGCAATCAAGATTACAACAATGGCAGGTTGTGCTGCCGTCAAAAAGAAATGA
- a CDS encoding four helix bundle protein, producing MTVQLFEDLKMWQKSQDLAVDIYEIFLGTKDFGFKDQITRATVSISNNIAEGFERSSNADFKRFLYFSQASNSEVRSMLYLSERLNYIDKKKSGILIEKTNEISKMLYAFIKSMK from the coding sequence ATGACCGTACAACTTTTTGAAGATTTGAAGATGTGGCAAAAATCCCAGGATTTGGCAGTGGATATTTATGAAATTTTTTTAGGTACAAAGGATTTTGGATTTAAAGATCAGATAACAAGGGCAACAGTTTCCATCTCCAACAATATAGCAGAAGGTTTTGAAAGAAGTTCAAATGCGGATTTTAAAAGATTTCTTTATTTCTCTCAAGCTTCAAATAGCGAGGTAAGATCGATGTTATATTTATCTGAGAGATTAAACTATATCGATAAAAAGAAATCTGGGATATTGATTGAAAAGACAAACGAAATTTCCAAAATGTTGTATGCATTTATAAAATCAATGAAGTAG